The proteins below come from a single Acidovorax sp. NCPPB 4044 genomic window:
- a CDS encoding putative transporter, which produces MFKSFFLSRRWWAWSIAGSALILLATWYRVELDVQINDWFGSFYDLIQTSLGKPGSIGPGQFWGQLSTFTRIAMAYVTTAVLVDFFCKHYIIRWRQAMNEHYMAAWPRLRHIEGAAQRVQEDTMRFARTMEDLGLSGMRSLMTLAAFLPVLWVLSDKLTGLPLIGAVPHALVWVALAWSLGGTLLLAVVGVRLPGLEFHNQRVEAAYRKELVLGEDDPARASPPTAAALFADVRRNYFRLFFNYLYFDVVKWSYLQVSVLVPLVALGPTLIAGVITLGVMQQISRAFDKVMDSFQFLVQNWSTVVEQLSIYKRLRAFERQMADLPPAPAAAAG; this is translated from the coding sequence ATGTTCAAGTCCTTTTTCCTCTCCCGCCGTTGGTGGGCCTGGTCGATCGCAGGCTCCGCATTGATCCTGCTGGCCACCTGGTACCGGGTCGAACTCGATGTGCAGATCAACGACTGGTTCGGCAGCTTCTACGACCTGATCCAGACCTCGCTGGGCAAGCCCGGCAGCATCGGCCCCGGGCAGTTCTGGGGGCAGCTCTCCACCTTCACGCGCATCGCCATGGCCTACGTGACGACGGCGGTGCTGGTGGATTTTTTCTGCAAGCACTACATCATCCGCTGGCGGCAGGCCATGAACGAGCACTACATGGCCGCCTGGCCGCGGCTGCGCCATATCGAGGGCGCCGCGCAGCGCGTGCAGGAAGACACGATGCGCTTCGCCCGCACGATGGAGGACCTGGGCCTGAGCGGCATGCGCAGCCTGATGACGCTGGCGGCCTTCCTTCCGGTGCTCTGGGTGCTTTCGGACAAGCTCACGGGCCTGCCGCTCATCGGGGCCGTGCCGCATGCGCTGGTCTGGGTGGCCCTGGCGTGGTCGCTGGGCGGCACGCTGCTGCTGGCCGTGGTGGGCGTGCGGCTGCCCGGCCTGGAGTTCCACAACCAGCGCGTGGAAGCCGCCTACCGCAAGGAACTGGTGCTGGGCGAGGACGATCCGGCCCGCGCATCCCCGCCCACGGCCGCCGCGCTGTTCGCGGACGTGCGCCGCAATTATTTCCGCCTCTTCTTCAACTACCTGTACTTCGACGTGGTGAAGTGGTCGTACCTGCAGGTGAGCGTGCTGGTGCCGCTGGTGGCGCTCGGCCCCACGCTGATCGCGGGGGTGATCACGCTCGGGGTGATGCAGCAGATCTCGCGCGCCTTCGACAAGGTGATGGATTCGTTCCAGTTCCTCGTGCAGAACTGGAGCACGGTGGTGGAGCAGCTCTCGATCTACAAGCGCTTGCGCGCCTTCGAGCGGCAGATGGCGGATCTGCCGCCGGCCCCTGCCGCAGCAGCCGGGTGA
- a CDS encoding GntR family transcriptional regulator → MSTSPATTSDSPALPAGGAAAPTPAFSPLYQQIKGLILQSLQHGEWKPGEAIPSEMDLAGRFRVSQGTVRKAIDELAAENLVMRRQGKGTFVATHAERHVQYRFLKLQPDEGDANTEGPAQRRIIECRRMRASADIARALALRTGDAVVMARRILSFSEVPTILEDIWLPGQAFKGLTAERLAGYPGPTYAMFELDFGVRMVRADEKIRAVLPDAEQAALLGIDAGTPLLSVERIACTYNDVPMELRRGLYRTDTHHYHNALQ, encoded by the coding sequence ATGTCCACCTCCCCGGCGACCACCTCCGACAGCCCCGCCCTACCGGCCGGCGGCGCGGCTGCACCGACGCCGGCCTTCAGCCCGCTCTACCAGCAGATCAAGGGCCTCATCCTGCAGAGCCTGCAGCACGGCGAATGGAAGCCGGGCGAGGCCATCCCGAGCGAAATGGACCTGGCCGGCCGCTTCCGCGTGAGCCAGGGCACGGTGCGCAAGGCCATCGACGAGCTGGCCGCCGAGAACCTGGTCATGCGCCGCCAGGGCAAGGGCACCTTCGTCGCCACGCATGCCGAGCGCCACGTGCAGTACCGCTTCCTCAAGCTGCAGCCCGACGAGGGCGACGCCAACACCGAAGGCCCCGCGCAGCGCCGCATCATCGAATGCCGCCGCATGCGCGCCAGCGCCGACATCGCGCGCGCCCTGGCGCTGCGCACCGGAGACGCGGTGGTGATGGCCCGGCGCATCCTGTCGTTCTCCGAGGTGCCCACCATCCTGGAGGACATCTGGCTGCCGGGCCAGGCCTTCAAGGGCCTTACGGCCGAGCGGCTGGCCGGCTATCCCGGCCCCACCTATGCGATGTTCGAGCTCGACTTCGGCGTGCGCATGGTCCGCGCGGACGAGAAGATCCGCGCCGTGCTTCCGGATGCCGAGCAGGCGGCGCTCCTGGGCATCGACGCCGGCACGCCCCTGCTCAGCGTGGAGCGCATCGCCTGCACCTACAACGATGTTCCGATGGAGTTACGACGCGGCCTCTACCGGACCGATACGCACCATTACCACAATGCATTGCAGTGA
- the tam gene encoding trans-aconitate 2-methyltransferase, producing the protein MHDWNPALYRRFEDERTRPAQELLARVPLAAASRVVDLGCGPGNSTELLAARFPQARVTGIDTSAAMLQSARERLPAAEFTQADIAAWAPQEGEAPDLLYANASLQWVGGHGDLIPRLFASLAPGGVLAVQMPDNREEPSHRLMRETAAQAPWRDAIGDAAALRTRILGIADYYDLLAPVAQSVDVWHTVYQHPMASAAAIVDWVSGTGLKPFVDPLPHDLRASFLATYERGIDAAYPARTDGRRLLAFPRMFIVARRSA; encoded by the coding sequence ATGCACGACTGGAACCCCGCGCTCTACCGCCGTTTCGAGGACGAGCGCACGCGCCCGGCCCAGGAACTGCTCGCGCGGGTGCCGCTGGCGGCGGCATCCCGCGTGGTCGATCTGGGCTGCGGCCCCGGCAACTCCACCGAACTGCTGGCCGCGCGCTTCCCGCAGGCGCGCGTCACCGGCATCGACACCTCCGCGGCCATGCTGCAGAGCGCCCGCGAGCGCCTGCCGGCGGCGGAATTCACCCAGGCCGACATCGCTGCCTGGGCACCGCAGGAGGGCGAGGCGCCCGACCTGCTCTATGCCAATGCATCGCTCCAGTGGGTGGGCGGGCATGGCGACCTCATTCCCCGGCTCTTCGCATCGCTCGCCCCCGGCGGCGTGCTGGCGGTCCAGATGCCGGACAACCGCGAAGAGCCATCGCACCGGCTGATGCGCGAGACCGCCGCGCAGGCGCCCTGGCGCGACGCCATCGGCGATGCCGCGGCCCTGCGCACGCGCATCCTCGGCATTGCCGACTACTACGACCTCTTGGCGCCCGTGGCCCAGAGCGTGGACGTGTGGCACACCGTCTACCAGCACCCCATGGCATCGGCGGCCGCCATCGTGGATTGGGTGAGCGGCACGGGCCTGAAGCCCTTCGTCGATCCCCTGCCGCACGATCTGCGCGCCAGCTTCCTGGCCACCTATGAGCGCGGCATCGATGCCGCCTACCCGGCCCGCACCGACGGGCGCCGCCTGCTCGCGTTTCCGCGCATGTTCATCGTGGCGCGGCGCTCCGCATGA
- a CDS encoding HpcH/HpaI aldolase/citrate lyase family protein, translating to MSAVPSAPLHPAEVLLGAQAAAARLPVCDHYSGVELRMRKSLQLQAEMAAEFGRCVFDVTLDCEDGAPAGQERAHAALVAALARDAHPGARVAARVHTVDHPAFAADVATIAGEAGHRLCHLMVPKVESVDDVLRAERALDAAGARALPLHVLIESPAAVHRAFEIAAHPRVESISFGLMDFVSAHGGAIPAQAMGVQGQFEHPLVVRAKLEIAAACHAHGKVPSHCVVTEFSDAAALRAAAGRAARDFGYTRMWSIHPAQIRPILEAFAPAGDEIAQAASIVSAAERAAWAPISVDGVLHDRASYRYFWQVLERAHQTGRALPMAARAWFDSTAAGAS from the coding sequence ATGTCCGCCGTGCCTTCCGCGCCGCTCCATCCCGCCGAGGTGCTGCTGGGCGCCCAGGCGGCGGCGGCGCGGCTGCCGGTCTGCGACCACTACAGCGGCGTCGAGCTGCGCATGCGCAAGAGCCTGCAGTTGCAGGCCGAGATGGCTGCGGAGTTCGGCCGCTGCGTTTTCGATGTCACCCTCGATTGCGAGGATGGCGCGCCGGCCGGCCAGGAGCGCGCGCATGCCGCCCTGGTGGCGGCGCTGGCACGCGATGCGCACCCCGGCGCCCGCGTGGCGGCCCGTGTGCACACCGTGGACCATCCTGCCTTCGCGGCCGATGTCGCCACGATCGCCGGCGAGGCGGGCCACCGCCTCTGCCATCTCATGGTGCCCAAGGTCGAGTCGGTGGACGACGTGCTGCGGGCCGAACGCGCGCTGGATGCAGCGGGGGCCCGCGCGCTGCCGCTGCACGTGCTCATCGAGTCGCCCGCGGCCGTGCACCGCGCCTTCGAGATCGCCGCGCACCCGCGTGTCGAATCGATCAGCTTCGGCCTCATGGATTTCGTCTCCGCGCACGGCGGGGCCATTCCCGCGCAGGCCATGGGCGTGCAGGGCCAGTTCGAACACCCCCTGGTGGTGCGCGCCAAGCTGGAGATCGCCGCCGCGTGCCACGCACACGGCAAGGTGCCGTCGCACTGCGTGGTGACCGAGTTCAGCGATGCCGCGGCCCTGCGCGCCGCCGCCGGCCGCGCGGCCCGCGATTTCGGCTACACGCGCATGTGGAGCATCCACCCGGCGCAGATCCGTCCCATCCTGGAGGCCTTCGCGCCGGCCGGGGACGAGATCGCGCAGGCTGCTTCCATCGTTTCCGCCGCCGAGCGCGCTGCATGGGCTCCCATCAGCGTGGACGGCGTTCTGCACGACCGGGCCAGCTACCGCTATTTCTGGCAGGTGCTGGAGCGTGCACACCAGACCGGCCGCGCGCTGCCCATGGCGGCGCGGGCCTGGTTCGATTCCACTGCGGCGGGGGCCTCTTGA
- a CDS encoding malate dehydrogenase, which translates to MSKKPVRVAVTGAAGQIGYALLFRIASGEMLGKDQPVILQLLEIPDEKAQKALKGVMMELEDCAFPLLAGMEAHSDPATAFKDTDYALLVGARPRGPGMERADLLAANAQIFTAQGKALNAVASRNVKVLVVGNPANTNAYIAMKSAPDLPAKNFTAMLRLDHNRAASQIAAKTGKAVGSIEKLTVWGNHSPTMYADYRFATIGGESVKDLINDQVWNADTFLPTVGKRGAAIIEARGSSSAASAANAAIDHMRDWALGSNGKWVTMGVPSKGEYGIPEGIVFGYPVTTENGEYKIVEGLEIDAFSQERINKTLAELQGEQDGVKHLL; encoded by the coding sequence ATGAGCAAGAAGCCCGTCCGCGTCGCCGTCACCGGTGCAGCCGGTCAAATTGGTTACGCACTGCTGTTCCGCATCGCTTCCGGCGAAATGCTCGGCAAGGACCAGCCCGTCATCCTGCAACTGCTCGAAATCCCCGACGAGAAGGCCCAGAAGGCACTCAAGGGCGTGATGATGGAACTCGAGGATTGCGCTTTCCCGCTGCTGGCCGGCATGGAAGCCCACAGCGATCCCGCAACCGCCTTCAAGGACACCGACTACGCCCTGCTGGTGGGTGCCCGTCCGCGCGGCCCCGGCATGGAGCGCGCCGACCTGCTGGCCGCCAACGCCCAGATCTTCACGGCCCAGGGCAAGGCCCTGAACGCAGTCGCCTCGCGCAACGTGAAGGTGCTCGTGGTCGGCAACCCCGCCAACACCAATGCCTACATCGCGATGAAGTCGGCCCCGGACCTGCCGGCCAAGAACTTCACCGCCATGCTGCGCCTGGACCACAACCGCGCCGCCAGCCAGATCGCCGCCAAGACCGGCAAGGCCGTGGGCAGCATCGAGAAGCTGACCGTCTGGGGCAACCACTCGCCCACGATGTACGCCGACTACCGCTTCGCCACCATCGGTGGCGAAAGCGTCAAGGACCTGATCAACGACCAGGTCTGGAATGCCGACACCTTCCTGCCCACGGTGGGCAAGCGCGGCGCCGCCATCATCGAAGCGCGTGGCTCTTCTTCCGCCGCATCGGCTGCGAACGCCGCCATCGACCACATGCGCGACTGGGCCCTGGGCTCCAACGGCAAGTGGGTCACGATGGGCGTTCCGTCCAAGGGCGAGTACGGCATTCCTGAAGGCATCGTGTTCGGCTACCCGGTCACCACCGAAAACGGCGAATACAAGATCGTCGAAGGCCTGGAGATCGACGCATTCAGCCAGGAACGCATCAACAAGACGCTGGCCGAGCTGCAAGGCGAACAGGACGGCGTGAAGCACCTGCTGTAA
- the trhP gene encoding prephenate-dependent tRNA uridine(34) hydroxylase TrhP: MPTPTAPELLLPAGSLDKMRTAYDFGADAVYAGQPRYSLRARNNEFRLEQIGQGIREAHARGRRFFVTSNLLPHDDKVRTYLRDIEPVIALGPDALIMADPGLILMVRERWPDMPIHLSVQANTVNAMAVKFWQRMGLARIILSRELGLDEIAGIRQQCPDIELEVFVHGALCIAYSGRCLLSVYFNRRDANQGTCTNACRWSYAAGAATDATDSGEVLPERLQGDFNLQAEQRGADDAFAACGGAPRHPLADRVYLLEEKERPGELLPVMEDEHGTYILNSRDLRAVEHVQRLVAIGVDSLKIEGRTKSRYYVARTAQVYRRAIDDAVAGRPFDPALLTELDGLAHRGYTAGFLQRRPAQDLQNYTTGSSQPVRSQFVGQVVATGDGWAEVETKNRFAVGDRLEIIHPSGNRTVQLERMHAADSGAPIHVAPGSPLRVRIPMDGPAEGAMLARILNENTSMPPI; this comes from the coding sequence ATGCCCACCCCTACCGCCCCCGAACTGCTGCTGCCCGCCGGATCGCTCGACAAGATGCGCACGGCCTACGACTTCGGCGCCGATGCCGTCTATGCGGGCCAGCCGCGCTATTCGCTGCGCGCGCGCAACAACGAATTCCGGCTCGAGCAGATCGGCCAGGGCATCCGCGAGGCGCATGCGCGCGGGCGCCGGTTCTTCGTGACCAGCAACCTGCTGCCGCACGACGACAAGGTGCGCACCTACCTGCGCGACATCGAGCCCGTGATCGCGCTCGGCCCCGACGCGCTCATCATGGCCGACCCCGGGCTCATCCTGATGGTGCGCGAGCGCTGGCCGGACATGCCCATCCACCTCTCGGTGCAGGCGAACACGGTGAACGCGATGGCCGTGAAGTTCTGGCAGCGCATGGGCCTGGCGCGCATCATCCTCTCGCGCGAACTGGGGCTGGACGAGATCGCAGGCATCCGCCAGCAGTGCCCGGACATCGAACTGGAAGTGTTCGTCCATGGCGCGCTCTGCATCGCCTATTCGGGGCGCTGCCTGCTCTCGGTCTACTTCAACCGGCGCGATGCCAACCAGGGCACCTGCACCAACGCCTGCCGCTGGAGCTACGCGGCCGGCGCCGCCACCGACGCCACCGACAGCGGCGAGGTGCTGCCCGAGCGGCTCCAGGGCGACTTCAACCTGCAGGCGGAGCAGCGCGGCGCGGACGACGCCTTCGCGGCCTGCGGCGGTGCGCCGCGCCACCCGCTGGCCGACCGCGTCTACCTGCTGGAGGAAAAGGAGCGCCCCGGCGAACTGCTGCCCGTGATGGAGGACGAGCACGGCACCTACATCCTGAACAGCCGCGACCTGCGCGCCGTGGAGCATGTGCAGCGCCTGGTCGCCATCGGCGTGGATTCGCTCAAGATCGAAGGGCGCACCAAGAGCCGCTACTACGTGGCCCGGACCGCGCAGGTGTACCGCCGCGCCATCGACGACGCGGTGGCCGGCCGGCCGTTCGATCCGGCGCTGCTCACCGAACTCGACGGGCTCGCGCACCGCGGCTACACCGCGGGATTCCTGCAGCGCCGCCCGGCGCAGGACCTGCAGAACTACACGACCGGCAGCTCGCAGCCGGTGCGCAGCCAGTTCGTCGGCCAGGTGGTCGCCACGGGCGACGGCTGGGCCGAGGTGGAAACCAAGAACCGCTTCGCCGTGGGCGACCGGCTGGAGATCATCCACCCCTCGGGCAACCGCACCGTGCAGCTGGAGCGCATGCACGCGGCCGACAGCGGCGCGCCGATCCACGTCGCGCCCGGCAGCCCGCTGCGCGTGCGCATTCCGATGGACGGACCGGCGGAAGGCGCCATGCTGGCCCGGATTCTGAATGAAAACACCTCCATGCCGCCGATTTGA
- the sdhC gene encoding succinate dehydrogenase, cytochrome b556 subunit, producing the protein MTEIAKKRPEFRNINALTDLPTYQLPAAGWVSILHRISGVIMLALLPFVLWMFDTSVSSEISFGKFTSAFTAGLGFVPGWFVKLVVLALIWSYLHHFTAGLRHLWMDVSHDAVSKEFGRKSAKATLAISIALTLVLGAKLFGLY; encoded by the coding sequence ATGACCGAGATCGCCAAAAAGCGGCCTGAATTCCGCAATATCAACGCCCTCACGGACCTGCCCACCTACCAGTTGCCGGCCGCGGGCTGGGTGTCGATCCTGCACCGCATCAGCGGTGTGATCATGCTGGCACTGCTGCCCTTCGTGCTATGGATGTTCGATACCTCGGTGTCTTCCGAGATCTCGTTCGGCAAATTCACGTCGGCCTTCACGGCGGGCCTGGGCTTCGTGCCGGGGTGGTTCGTCAAGCTGGTGGTGCTGGCGCTGATCTGGTCCTACCTGCACCATTTCACGGCCGGCCTGCGCCACCTGTGGATGGACGTGAGCCATGACGCGGTGAGCAAGGAATTCGGCCGCAAATCGGCCAAGGCCACGCTCGCGATCAGCATCGCGCTCACCCTGGTCCTGGGCGCCAAGCTCTTCGGCCTGTACTGA
- the sdhD gene encoding succinate dehydrogenase, hydrophobic membrane anchor protein — translation MSVNYGSKRTVVGAHYGVRDWLSQRVTAALMAVFTIVLLAQVLLTKGPIGYDRWAAIFSAQWMKVLTFSVVVGLAWHAWVGMRDVLMDYVKPVGLRLALQAITIFWLVGCAGWGVQILWRL, via the coding sequence ATGTCCGTGAACTATGGTTCCAAGCGCACCGTCGTCGGCGCCCACTACGGTGTGCGCGACTGGCTCAGCCAGCGCGTGACCGCGGCCCTCATGGCCGTCTTCACCATCGTCCTGCTCGCGCAGGTGCTGCTCACCAAGGGCCCCATCGGCTACGACCGCTGGGCTGCGATCTTCTCGGCGCAGTGGATGAAGGTGCTCACGTTTTCCGTCGTCGTCGGCCTGGCTTGGCACGCCTGGGTGGGCATGCGCGACGTGCTGATGGACTACGTCAAGCCCGTCGGCCTGCGCCTGGCACTGCAGGCGATCACGATCTTCTGGCTCGTCGGCTGTGCCGGCTGGGGCGTCCAGATCCTCTGGCGCCTGTGA
- the acnB gene encoding bifunctional aconitate hydratase 2/2-methylisocitrate dehydratase, with protein MLKAYRDHVAERAALGIPPLPLDAKQVAELIELIKSPPAGEDAFLLDLLTHRVPPGVDDAAKVKASFLAAVAHGDLQVGLVSKAKATELLGTMVGGYNVHPLIELLDDAEVAPVAAEGLKKTLLMFDFFNDVAEKAKAGNAKAKEVMQSWADAEWFTSRPEVAKKITVTVFKVPGETNTDDLSPAPDAWSRPDIPLHYLAMLKNTRPDAAFKPEEDGKRGPMQFIEDLKKKGHLVAYVGDVVGTGSSRKSATNSVIWATGADIPFVPNKRFGGVTLGGKIAPIFFNTQEDSGSLPIEVDVSKLEMGDVIDVLPYDGKLVRNGETVGEFQLKSDVLFDEVRAGGRINLIIGRSLTTKAREFLGLPASTAFRLPQAPAETKAGFTLAQKMVGRAVGLPEGQGVRPGTYCEPKMTTVGSQDTTGPMTRDELKDLACLGFSADMVMQSFCHTAAYPKPVDVKTHRELPAFISNRGGVALRPGDGVIHSWLNRLLLPDTVGTGGDSHTRFPIGISFPAGSGLVAFGAATGVMPLDMPESVLVRFKGELQPGVTLRDLVHAIPLYAIKAGLLTVAKAGKKNIFSGRILEIEGLPELKVEQAFELSDASAERSAAGCTIKLNPEPIKEYLTSNVVLMKNMIADGYADARTLKRRIEKVEAWLADPQLLEADKDAEYAAVIEIDLADITEPIVCCPNDPDDAKFLSEVAGTKIDEAFIGSCMTNIGHFRAAAKLLGGQRDIPVKLWVAPPTKMDESELIKEGHYAAFGTAGARTEMPGCSLCMGNQAQVREGATVISTSTRNFPNRLGKNTNVFLGSAELAAIASRLGHLPTKEEYLKEMGVIDADKASVYRYMNFDQIEEYADAAKAVTA; from the coding sequence ATGTTGAAAGCCTACCGTGACCATGTGGCCGAGCGCGCCGCCCTGGGCATTCCTCCCCTGCCGCTCGACGCGAAGCAGGTGGCCGAGCTGATCGAGCTGATCAAGAGCCCGCCCGCCGGCGAGGACGCGTTCCTGCTGGACCTGCTGACGCACCGCGTGCCCCCGGGCGTGGACGATGCCGCCAAGGTCAAGGCCAGCTTCCTGGCCGCCGTGGCGCACGGCGACCTGCAGGTCGGCCTGGTCTCCAAGGCCAAGGCCACCGAGCTGCTGGGCACCATGGTGGGCGGCTACAACGTGCATCCGCTGATCGAGCTGCTCGACGACGCCGAAGTGGCGCCCGTGGCCGCCGAAGGCCTGAAGAAGACGCTGCTGATGTTCGACTTCTTCAACGACGTGGCCGAGAAGGCCAAGGCCGGCAACGCCAAGGCCAAGGAAGTCATGCAGTCGTGGGCCGATGCCGAGTGGTTCACCAGCCGCCCCGAAGTCGCGAAGAAGATCACCGTCACCGTGTTCAAGGTGCCCGGCGAGACCAACACCGACGATCTTTCGCCCGCGCCCGACGCCTGGAGCCGCCCCGACATTCCGCTGCACTACCTCGCCATGCTGAAGAACACGCGCCCCGACGCGGCCTTCAAGCCCGAGGAAGACGGCAAGCGCGGCCCGATGCAATTCATCGAGGACCTGAAGAAGAAGGGCCACCTCGTGGCCTACGTGGGCGACGTGGTGGGCACGGGCTCCTCGCGCAAGTCGGCCACCAACAGCGTGATCTGGGCCACGGGCGCCGACATTCCGTTCGTGCCGAACAAGCGCTTCGGCGGTGTCACGCTGGGCGGCAAGATCGCTCCGATCTTCTTCAACACGCAGGAAGACTCCGGCTCGCTGCCGATCGAAGTGGACGTGTCGAAGCTGGAGATGGGCGACGTGATCGACGTGCTGCCCTACGACGGCAAGCTGGTGCGCAACGGCGAGACCGTGGGTGAATTCCAGCTCAAGAGCGACGTGCTGTTCGACGAGGTGCGTGCCGGCGGCCGCATCAACCTGATCATCGGCCGCTCGCTGACGACCAAGGCGCGCGAATTCCTGGGCCTGCCCGCATCCACCGCGTTCCGCCTGCCGCAGGCTCCGGCGGAGACAAAGGCCGGCTTCACGCTGGCGCAGAAGATGGTGGGCCGCGCCGTGGGCCTGCCGGAAGGCCAGGGCGTGCGCCCCGGCACGTACTGCGAACCCAAGATGACGACCGTGGGCTCGCAGGACACCACCGGCCCGATGACCCGCGACGAGCTGAAGGACCTGGCCTGCCTGGGTTTCTCGGCCGACATGGTGATGCAGTCGTTCTGCCACACGGCCGCCTATCCGAAGCCCGTGGACGTGAAAACGCACCGCGAACTGCCGGCCTTCATCAGCAACCGCGGCGGCGTGGCACTGCGCCCCGGCGACGGCGTGATCCACAGCTGGCTGAACCGCCTGCTGCTGCCCGACACCGTGGGCACGGGCGGCGATTCGCACACGCGCTTCCCGATCGGCATCTCGTTCCCCGCCGGCTCGGGCCTCGTGGCCTTCGGTGCCGCCACCGGCGTGATGCCGCTGGACATGCCTGAATCGGTGCTGGTGCGCTTCAAGGGCGAACTGCAGCCCGGCGTGACGCTGCGCGACCTCGTGCACGCCATTCCGCTGTACGCCATCAAGGCGGGCCTGCTGACGGTGGCCAAGGCCGGCAAGAAGAACATCTTCTCGGGCCGCATCCTCGAAATCGAAGGCCTGCCCGAACTGAAGGTCGAACAGGCGTTCGAGCTCTCCGACGCTTCGGCCGAACGCTCGGCCGCCGGCTGCACCATCAAGCTCAACCCCGAGCCGATCAAGGAGTACCTCACCAGCAACGTCGTGCTGATGAAGAACATGATCGCCGATGGCTACGCCGATGCGCGCACCCTGAAGCGCCGCATCGAGAAGGTGGAAGCCTGGCTGGCCGACCCGCAGCTGCTCGAAGCCGACAAGGACGCCGAGTACGCCGCCGTGATCGAGATCGACCTGGCCGACATCACCGAGCCCATCGTGTGCTGCCCGAACGATCCGGACGACGCCAAGTTCCTCTCCGAAGTGGCCGGCACCAAGATCGACGAAGCCTTCATCGGTTCGTGCATGACCAACATCGGCCATTTCCGTGCAGCCGCCAAGCTGCTGGGCGGCCAGCGCGACATTCCCGTCAAGCTGTGGGTTGCGCCGCCGACCAAGATGGACGAGAGCGAGCTGATCAAGGAAGGCCACTACGCTGCCTTCGGCACGGCCGGTGCGCGCACCGAGATGCCGGGCTGCTCGCTGTGCATGGGCAACCAGGCACAGGTGCGCGAAGGCGCGACGGTGATCTCCACCTCCACCCGCAACTTCCCGAACCGCCTGGGCAAGAACACCAACGTGTTCCTGGGCTCCGCCGAGCTGGCCGCCATCGCCTCCCGCCTGGGCCACCTGCCCACCAAGGAGGAATACCTGAAGGAGATGGGCGTCATCGATGCCGACAAGGCCAGCGTGTACCGCTACATGAACTTCGACCAGATCGAGGAATACGCCGACGCCGCCAAGGCCGTCACCGCCTGA